The genomic region GGGCGGAAGACTGATCAAAAGTCGTAGGAGAGATTTACGATGAATACGCTGACTACACCCCCTGTTGGGCCGCTTCTGGATAGGCTTTTTGAAGTAGCTAGCGCCATCTCGCCGACGGACAGTCCCGATTTTGCGGACCTTTCGTCCGAAGAACATGCGCGACTGATGAGCAGCAAGGTTGATTACCGGGATTTCTATCGGCGATTAAAGGACTTCCCGCTTGCGGTCTCGCGGGAGACGGGAACGTTGCTCTACATGCTTGCGCGCGGATGCCGGGCGCGATCAATCGTCGAATTCGGAATGTCATTCGGCGTTTCGACACTGCACCTCGCCGCGGCGCTTCGCGACAATGGCGGAGGCCGTCTAATCACGAGTGAGTTCGAGCCATCGAAAGTGGTAAAGGCACGCGAAAATCTGACGGCGGGCGGTGTGGTTGATCTGGTCGAAATTAGGCAAGGCGATGCGCTTCAGACGCTGAACGCCGATCTTCCTGAGGTCATCGACCTCGTGCTGCTGGATGGTGCGAAAGCACTTTACCCGGAAATTTTAAGCTTGCTGGAAAGCCGCCTCAGGCCGGGAGCCTTCGTGATCGCCGACAACGCCGATTACAGTCCCGACTATTTGACTCGCGTGCGTTCGCCATCGAATGGTTATCTTTCGACGCCGTTCGGTGACGATGTGGAAGTGTCGATGAGGCTCGGCTGATAAGAATTCGCACCGTGCGAGTTCTCCCGCACGGTGCGAATGGTCTTGTTTTGCTGTTCGGCCGCTTAGAACGCTGCGTCGATGTCGACGATATCGATCAGCTTGTGGTTCACAAACTCCTTGATGCCGAGGCCGAGCAACTCGCGGCCGTATCCTGAGCGCCGGACGCCGCCGAACGGCAGGTCGGCCTTGACCATGGTCGGATGGTTGACGAACACCATGCCGGTTGAGATGCGCTTGGCGACTTCGGCGCCATGAGCGGGGTTCGACGTGAAGACCGAACCGCCGAGGCCGAACGGCGAGTCGTTGGCGATGCGGACGGCATCGTCTTCGTCCTTAGCCTTGAAGATCATCGAAACAGGACCGAAGAACTCCCAGTAGCGGGCCGGGTTGTCTTCTGCGATATCGGTGAGGATCGTCGGCTGCAGGAATGCGCCCTGGTTGGGAACGCTCGGGCCGACTTCGATCGCCTTGGCGCCGTGCGCGACGGCCTGGCGGATCTTGTCCTTGAGGTCGTCGACGGCTTTCTGCGACGAGAGAGGTGCAAGCGTCGTGTTGGGATCCATCGGATCACCGGCGCGCAGCTCGGAAACGCCCTTGACGTAACGTTCCATGAAGCCGTCGTACGCCGGCTCTTCGATAATCATGCGCTTGGAGGATACGCAGACCTGGCCGGCATTCCAGTGGCGGCCGAACACGGCCCACTTCGCGGTCTTGTCGAGGTCGGCGTCTTTCAGGACGACGAAGGCGTCGGCGCCGCCGAGTTCCATCGTCGACTTCTTGAGCGCCTTGCCGGCTTCAGCCGCAACGATCGAACCGGCGTATTCGGAGCCGGTGAGGGCGACGCCGTGAACGCGCGGATCGTTGAGGACCACGCCGACGTGGGGATGATCCAAGAAGAGATTGATGAAGGCGCCGTCCGGCAGACCAGCTTCCAGCATGAGGCTTTCGAAGGCAATGGCGGATTGCGGAACGTTGGCGGCGTGCTTCAGCAGGATGACGTTACCTGCCGAGAGCTGGGGCGCGATGATGCGGGCGATCTGGTAGTAAGGGAAATTCCACGGTTCGATCGCGAGGATGATGCCGAGCGGATCGCAAACCAGAACGGCCTCGCCTTCTTCCGGATCTGCAACCGGAAGCTTTTCCGGAGCCAGCAGTTTCTCGGCGTTCTTGGCGTAATATTCAAAGATGCGGGCGGAAAGCTCAACTTCGGCTTTCGCTTCGGAAAGCAGCTTGCCCATTTCGATCGTCAGGATCGGCGCGTACTTATCGACATCGCGGCGCAGGAGGTCCGCAGCCTTCTGCATGATGCGCGCGCGTTCGCGAAACGACGTCTCGCGCCAGCTGAGAAATGTATCATGCGCTTTATCGATGGCCTGTTTGATTTCGGATTCGCTGGCCGTCGGAAAGGTCTTCAGGACTTCTCCCGTATAGGGGTTGGTCGTCACGAACTTCATCGTTTGTCCTTCCTAGGATTATCGTCTTGTTTTCCCGATCAGCGCGGGCCGAAGCTCTCAGGACTGATTTTTGGAAAGTGCGGGATGAACTAAGGGTTGCCCGGCGGTCGGGGAAAATATTGAGGTTCAATGTTTGGAGAATACGACTATGGTTCAAGACGACCTTGATGCAGAGCAATTCCCGGCTCGGTCCTAACGGCACGAGCATTGTCATCGCGTTTCGCGAAAAGTGACGATTGCCGCGAAAATCGACGATATTTTTGGACGCTCCAGGAAATTAAGAGAAGCGCACCGATGCCGATGCTTCGGCGCGCCCTCTATTATGAGATGATCTGCTATGCATTCTGTGCGCCGGGCAGCAATCCTTCAAAAGGCGCGAAATTTCCGATTGACTATCTTGCTTCAACTCAAGGTAGTCCGTCGTGGATTGTCAGATCATGCCGCCGTTTGCGCGCAGGACTTGACCGTTGATCCAGGCGCCTTCCGGGCCTGCGAGGAACGAGACGACATTGGCGATGTCTTCGGGAGTTCCGAGGCGTTCCATCGGGTTCATCTTCGCCATTTTATCGATCAACTCATCCGATTTGCCGTGAAGGAAAAGTTCGGTTGCGACGGGGCCGGGCGCAATCGCGTTCACGGTAATCGACCGGCCGCGCATTTCCTTCGCCATGATGCCCGTCATCGCTTCGACGGCAGCTTTGGTGGCGGCGTAGATGCCATAGTTCTCGAGTTTGAGGCCGACGACGCTGGTCGAGAAATTGATGATGCGGCCGCCGTTGCGCAGGTGTTTGCCTGCCTCACGCATGGCATTGAACGAGCCCTTCAAGTTGATGGCCACTTGGCGATCGAAAGCGGCGTCGTCGGCGTCGGAAATCGATGAGAGCGCCATAACGCCCGCATTGTTGACGAGCACGTCAATACCGCCGAAGGCCGTTTCGGCCGATTGAAACATGCGACGCACGTCCTCGGGCTTTGATACGTCGGCCTGGGCTGTCACGGCCTTGCCGCCCACCTTTTCGATCTTTCGCACGACGTCATCGGCCTGGGCGGCGCTGCCGGCATAGTTGACGACGACCGTGAAGCCGTCCCTGGCGAGACGCTCCGCGACGGTGGCCCCGATGCCGCGGGAAGCGCCTGTGACGATGGCGACCCTATTCTGGTTGGCGGTCATTTTTCCTTCTCCATTCGAAGAGCGCGCCGAAGCGCGTTTGCTGTTGGAGTGGATATGGACCTTTCAATTGGGCGGATAATCCGGCATTGTTCGGCATTACTATTCGGAATTTGCGAACAATTGGACGATGGACCGATTTGATGCCATGCGGGTTTTTTCGCGCGTCGTTGAGCGGCGGAGCTTTACGCTTGCGGCCGAAGACATGGGGCTGCCGCGCTCGACGGTGACGGATGCCGTCAAGCAACTCGAAGCGCGCCTTGGAGTGCAATTGCTGCAGCGGACCACCCGACACGTAAGTCCGACGCTCGATGGCGAGGCTTACTACCAGCGCTGCCTCTCCATTTTGGCTGATATCGAAGACGCCGAGGGCGCGTTTGCGGGCGCCAAGCCTAAAGGCCTGTTGCGGGTCGATGTGCACGGTACGCTCGGCCGCCATTTCCTGCTGCCGAGCCTGCCAGCGTTTCTCGAAACCTATCCCGACATCGAAATCTACATCAGCGAAGGCGATCGTTATGTCGATCTGGTCCGCGAAGGAATCGACTGCGTATTGCGCGCCGGATCACTTCAGGACAGCGATATGGTCGCGCGCCGTGTTGCAACGCTCGATGAAATGACGCTCGCCTCGCCCGGTTATATCGCAGCGCACGGATTGCCTCGGCATCCTGACGATTTGCCTGGAACACATGGGATGGTCGCGTTCCATTCGACCGCTACGGGCGGGCATCTGCCGCTGGAATTCATCGTCGATGGCAAGGTGCGCAATATCATGCTGCCATCGACTGTCTCGGTGAATGGCGCGGAGACCTATCACGCAGCGGCAAAGCTCGGTCTCGGACTCATTCAAATTCCGCGCTATCGCGGCGACATTGCGGTGCAGGCGGGCGAGCTTGTCGAAGTGCTGCCGGATTATCCGCCGACGTCGACGCCGGTTTCGCTGCTTTACCCGCGCAATCGCCAGCTGTCGCCGCGGGTCCGAGTTTTCATCGACTGGGTAGCCAAAGAATTTGCAGTGCGTAACGCCGAGGTACGGCGTGCCTAGCGCACGATGAATTTAAAAGGCTGCGTGAACGTCATAGGCTTCAGGCTCACTTCCGGCGGAATGGGCGGAAACGGCGTGGCGCGGTCGAGCGCGGCGAGTGCGGCCTCATCGAGAACGCGATATTTCGAGGATGAAGTCACTTCCTTCGAAAGAAGAGCGCCGTCGGTGCCGATCGTGTATTTCAAAACGACCACGCCCGT from Hyphomicrobium sp. MC1 harbors:
- a CDS encoding O-methyltransferase, with the translated sequence MNTLTTPPVGPLLDRLFEVASAISPTDSPDFADLSSEEHARLMSSKVDYRDFYRRLKDFPLAVSRETGTLLYMLARGCRARSIVEFGMSFGVSTLHLAAALRDNGGGRLITSEFEPSKVVKARENLTAGGVVDLVEIRQGDALQTLNADLPEVIDLVLLDGAKALYPEILSLLESRLRPGAFVIADNADYSPDYLTRVRSPSNGYLSTPFGDDVEVSMRLG
- a CDS encoding NAD-dependent succinate-semialdehyde dehydrogenase, translated to MKFVTTNPYTGEVLKTFPTASESEIKQAIDKAHDTFLSWRETSFRERARIMQKAADLLRRDVDKYAPILTIEMGKLLSEAKAEVELSARIFEYYAKNAEKLLAPEKLPVADPEEGEAVLVCDPLGIILAIEPWNFPYYQIARIIAPQLSAGNVILLKHAANVPQSAIAFESLMLEAGLPDGAFINLFLDHPHVGVVLNDPRVHGVALTGSEYAGSIVAAEAGKALKKSTMELGGADAFVVLKDADLDKTAKWAVFGRHWNAGQVCVSSKRMIIEEPAYDGFMERYVKGVSELRAGDPMDPNTTLAPLSSQKAVDDLKDKIRQAVAHGAKAIEVGPSVPNQGAFLQPTILTDIAEDNPARYWEFFGPVSMIFKAKDEDDAVRIANDSPFGLGGSVFTSNPAHGAEVAKRISTGMVFVNHPTMVKADLPFGGVRRSGYGRELLGLGIKEFVNHKLIDIVDIDAAF
- a CDS encoding SDR family oxidoreductase, which gives rise to MTANQNRVAIVTGASRGIGATVAERLARDGFTVVVNYAGSAAQADDVVRKIEKVGGKAVTAQADVSKPEDVRRMFQSAETAFGGIDVLVNNAGVMALSSISDADDAAFDRQVAINLKGSFNAMREAGKHLRNGGRIINFSTSVVGLKLENYGIYAATKAAVEAMTGIMAKEMRGRSITVNAIAPGPVATELFLHGKSDELIDKMAKMNPMERLGTPEDIANVVSFLAGPEGAWINGQVLRANGGMI
- a CDS encoding LysR family transcriptional regulator, with amino-acid sequence MDRFDAMRVFSRVVERRSFTLAAEDMGLPRSTVTDAVKQLEARLGVQLLQRTTRHVSPTLDGEAYYQRCLSILADIEDAEGAFAGAKPKGLLRVDVHGTLGRHFLLPSLPAFLETYPDIEIYISEGDRYVDLVREGIDCVLRAGSLQDSDMVARRVATLDEMTLASPGYIAAHGLPRHPDDLPGTHGMVAFHSTATGGHLPLEFIVDGKVRNIMLPSTVSVNGAETYHAAAKLGLGLIQIPRYRGDIAVQAGELVEVLPDYPPTSTPVSLLYPRNRQLSPRVRVFIDWVAKEFAVRNAEVRRA